Proteins from a genomic interval of Mesobacillus sp. S13:
- the pstC gene encoding phosphate ABC transporter permease subunit PstC encodes MKGVIHVAKSVVRDHGQKLNVRELIQEKKSTKSITNTTEKLIPKILFGIAAISVFTTIGIVLTLLTETIAFFKDVPFIDFFTGTKLKPLGENAVFGVLPLLTGTLISTVIAMLVAIPVGLMTAIFLSEYASEKTRRLLKPILEILAGIPTIVYGFFAFTFVTPLLRSFIPGLEPTNILSPGIVMGIMIIPMVASLSEDAMSSVPNAMREGALALGATKLEVTWKVVIPAAISGIIASFVLGISRAIGETMIVAIASGSSKNFTFDVTQSMQTMTAYIVEVTGGEAAAGTTLYYSLYAVAMTLFVFTLIMNLVAQYISRRFREEY; translated from the coding sequence ATGAAAGGGGTTATTCACGTGGCAAAAAGTGTTGTCCGAGATCACGGCCAGAAGTTGAATGTTCGTGAACTCATACAGGAAAAGAAAAGTACCAAGAGCATCACCAATACAACTGAAAAATTAATTCCTAAAATATTATTTGGTATTGCAGCAATATCCGTTTTTACGACAATTGGAATTGTACTTACATTATTGACCGAGACGATCGCTTTTTTTAAGGATGTTCCCTTTATTGATTTCTTCACAGGCACTAAATTGAAGCCACTCGGTGAGAATGCTGTATTTGGCGTATTGCCTTTGCTTACTGGTACACTCATATCCACGGTAATTGCGATGCTTGTAGCCATTCCGGTTGGATTGATGACAGCGATTTTCCTGAGTGAGTATGCTTCTGAGAAGACTCGCAGATTATTAAAACCGATCCTTGAAATTTTGGCAGGGATTCCGACAATTGTTTATGGTTTCTTTGCTTTTACTTTTGTAACACCATTACTAAGGTCATTTATTCCCGGTCTTGAACCGACAAATATATTGAGCCCAGGGATCGTAATGGGAATCATGATCATTCCGATGGTTGCCTCTTTATCAGAAGATGCAATGAGTTCTGTGCCGAATGCCATGAGAGAAGGTGCATTGGCTTTAGGTGCCACTAAGCTTGAGGTGACATGGAAGGTTGTCATACCGGCAGCTATTTCAGGTATCATTGCCTCATTTGTGCTTGGGATATCAAGGGCAATTGGCGAAACGATGATTGTTGCGATTGCTAGCGGCAGTTCAAAGAACTTCACCTTCGACGTAACACAATCGATGCAGACTATGACGGCGTATATTGTAGAAGTAACTGGCGGCGAGGCAGCTGCTGGAACAACTCTGTATTACAGTCTTTATGCTGTTGCAATGACATTATTTGTGTTCACGCTGATCATGAACCTTGTAGCTCAATATATCTCTCGCAGGTTCAGGGAGGAATATTAA
- a CDS encoding PstS family phosphate ABC transporter substrate-binding protein has product MKSFKKMSLFLMLAAVMVFAAACGGGDNEGGNGEELEGSVVIDGSGTVYPFMARMAENYMGEQENVSVEVSRSGTSAGFKKFLAEDGTDFNDASRQIKEEEKAEAEKLGIEVQEMKVALDGITIVINKDNDWATELTEQEVKDIFLASAGKKKWSDVRADFPDEEIKTYGPNENHGTYEFMFEKILEEQDLPEDINLQQDYSTLVDLVSKDKNAIGFFGYGYYESNQDKLSAVKVDFGNGPVEPSLDTIKEDGDYAPFTRPVFTYLNVNNAKEKPQVLDYAIYTMNNAQDVAKETGFAPLSDEDVKAVLDTLNGMKK; this is encoded by the coding sequence ATGAAAAGTTTTAAAAAGATGAGTCTGTTTTTAATGCTGGCAGCTGTTATGGTATTTGCTGCAGCTTGTGGTGGTGGGGATAATGAAGGTGGAAACGGTGAAGAACTAGAAGGCAGCGTCGTAATCGATGGTTCTGGTACTGTTTATCCATTCATGGCACGTATGGCGGAAAATTATATGGGAGAACAAGAAAATGTCTCTGTTGAAGTAAGCCGCTCAGGAACATCGGCCGGTTTCAAGAAGTTCCTTGCAGAAGATGGAACAGACTTCAATGATGCTTCCCGCCAGATTAAGGAAGAAGAAAAAGCAGAAGCAGAAAAACTTGGTATTGAAGTACAGGAAATGAAAGTTGCACTTGATGGTATTACAATTGTCATCAATAAAGATAATGACTGGGCTACTGAGCTTACTGAACAAGAAGTTAAAGATATATTCCTTGCTAGTGCTGGAAAGAAAAAGTGGTCTGATGTCCGTGCTGACTTCCCGGATGAAGAAATAAAGACCTATGGTCCAAATGAAAACCATGGAACATACGAATTCATGTTTGAAAAAATCCTTGAAGAACAGGATCTTCCAGAAGACATTAATCTTCAGCAGGATTACTCAACTCTAGTTGACCTTGTTTCTAAGGATAAGAATGCAATTGGTTTCTTCGGTTATGGTTATTATGAAAGCAACCAAGACAAGCTTTCTGCGGTAAAAGTCGACTTCGGCAATGGCCCTGTGGAGCCGTCTTTGGACACTATCAAAGAAGATGGTGATTATGCTCCATTTACTCGTCCGGTTTTCACATATTTAAATGTGAACAATGCTAAAGAAAAACCGCAAGTACTGGATTATGCTATTTACACAATGAACAATGCACAGGATGTTGCAAAAGAGACTGGTTTTGCACCATTATCTGATGAAGATGTAAAAGCTGTTCTTGATACATTGAATGGCATGAAGAAGTAA
- a CDS encoding peptidoglycan D,D-transpeptidase FtsI family protein, whose protein sequence is MVFFAVFVLFSMLILRLGIVQIVYGEDFKREIERTEDVTVNNPVPRGKMYDRNMKPIVDNTPSKAITYTKSQSTDTKEMLLVAERLAKLISKDSEDDLKKVRERDKKDYWILRNEERAREKINEKEWAEYDEKKLDDKALYNLQLDRITEKELNELTKDDLEILAILREMMSGYALSPQIVKKDVTPEEFAIVSENLEMLPGVDTTTDWERQYSYDKTLKSILGKVSDSEKGLPKEKLEYYLARGYSRNDRVGLSYIEQQYEDVLHGQKAKVKNITDKGGNVLDTQVITDGQRGKDLVLTIDMDLQLAVEKIIEEELANAKQQPRTGLLDRAFVVLMDPNTGEVLTLAGKQIVRDEETGKTVMQDFASGNFTTSYNVGSAVKGATILTGFNTGAISPGTQFYDTPIKIAGTNPKKSWKAGLGTLDDRNALKVSSNVYMFRTAINIGKGNYKYDQPLYLEPQAFDTMRNYFSQFGLGTRTGIDLPNEMVGFKGGDTGPGLLLDFAIGQYDTYTNLQLAQYVSTIANGGNRLQPRIVKEIREPVMKNNEVGPVLNEFEPVILNKVDGKPEWFDRVQEGFRRVMQERGGTAYGAFYTADYKPAGKTGTAQAYYDGPKRKNYELPPEVMNLSLVAYAPYQNPEIAMAVMVPWAYEGNQGHHANNDIGRRVLDTYFELKKKRLEGNMNPEQPVQEIEEKEEGTELLEEIETETEQ, encoded by the coding sequence ATGGTTTTTTTCGCGGTTTTTGTTTTATTTTCGATGTTGATTTTAAGGCTTGGCATTGTTCAAATTGTTTACGGTGAGGATTTCAAACGGGAAATAGAGCGGACAGAAGATGTGACGGTGAACAATCCTGTTCCTAGAGGGAAGATGTATGACCGAAACATGAAGCCGATTGTTGATAATACGCCTAGTAAGGCAATAACGTATACAAAGAGCCAGAGCACCGATACAAAGGAGATGCTGCTGGTCGCAGAACGACTTGCAAAACTGATATCAAAGGATTCCGAGGATGACTTAAAGAAAGTCAGGGAACGGGATAAAAAGGATTACTGGATTTTAAGGAATGAAGAGCGTGCCCGAGAAAAAATAAATGAAAAAGAATGGGCAGAGTATGATGAAAAGAAACTGGATGATAAAGCACTTTATAATCTCCAGCTTGATCGGATAACGGAAAAAGAGTTGAATGAATTAACGAAGGACGACCTGGAGATTCTTGCTATTTTACGTGAGATGATGAGCGGATACGCACTATCTCCGCAAATCGTCAAAAAGGATGTAACACCTGAGGAGTTCGCTATAGTAAGTGAAAATCTCGAAATGCTGCCAGGCGTCGACACAACCACGGACTGGGAGCGTCAATATAGCTATGATAAAACGCTGAAATCCATTTTAGGGAAAGTAAGTGACTCAGAGAAGGGTCTTCCGAAAGAAAAGCTAGAGTATTATCTGGCACGAGGGTACAGCCGGAACGACAGAGTGGGTCTAAGCTATATCGAGCAGCAATACGAGGATGTGCTGCACGGGCAGAAGGCAAAGGTTAAAAACATTACGGACAAAGGCGGAAACGTTCTTGACACACAGGTGATTACTGACGGACAGCGAGGAAAAGACCTTGTGCTGACGATCGATATGGACCTTCAGCTCGCTGTGGAGAAAATCATCGAAGAAGAATTGGCAAATGCGAAGCAGCAGCCTAGAACAGGGCTTCTGGATAGGGCATTTGTTGTATTGATGGACCCTAATACAGGTGAGGTCTTAACGCTTGCTGGAAAGCAGATCGTAAGGGATGAAGAAACTGGCAAAACGGTCATGCAGGATTTTGCGAGCGGAAATTTTACAACTTCTTACAACGTTGGGTCAGCTGTTAAAGGAGCAACGATTTTAACAGGATTCAATACCGGGGCAATCAGTCCGGGTACACAGTTTTACGATACACCAATTAAAATTGCAGGCACGAATCCAAAAAAATCATGGAAAGCAGGCCTGGGTACACTTGATGATCGCAATGCCCTTAAGGTGTCATCTAACGTATACATGTTCAGGACGGCGATTAATATCGGAAAAGGAAATTACAAATATGATCAGCCTTTGTACCTTGAGCCCCAAGCGTTTGACACAATGAGGAATTATTTCAGTCAATTTGGCCTTGGCACAAGGACAGGTATAGATCTGCCAAATGAAATGGTCGGTTTCAAGGGCGGAGATACAGGTCCTGGTCTCTTGCTTGACTTTGCGATTGGCCAGTATGATACGTATACAAACCTTCAACTGGCACAATATGTTTCAACGATCGCAAATGGAGGCAACAGACTTCAGCCAAGGATCGTCAAAGAAATCAGAGAGCCAGTTATGAAAAATAATGAAGTAGGACCAGTCTTGAATGAATTTGAACCTGTCATCCTGAATAAGGTCGATGGCAAACCAGAATGGTTTGACAGAGTCCAGGAGGGTTTCAGAAGGGTTATGCAGGAGCGTGGCGGTACAGCCTATGGAGCATTTTATACGGCCGATTACAAACCTGCTGGCAAAACGGGGACTGCCCAAGCTTATTATGATGGTCCAAAGAGAAAGAATTATGAATTGCCTCCAGAAGTAATGAACTTGAGTCTGGTTGCGTATGCTCCATATCAAAATCCGGAAATTGCCATGGCTGTCATGGTACCTTGGGCATATGAAGGAAATCAGGGTCATCATGCGAACAATGATATCGGACGGAGAGTCCTTGATACGTACTTCGAACTGAAGAAGAAGCGACTGGAAGGAAACATGAATCCTGAACAGCCAGTCCAGGAAATTGAAGAAAAAGAAGAAGGAACGGAGCTTTTAGAGGAAATCGAAACGGAAACAGAACAATAA
- a CDS encoding MFS transporter yields MSKVNRLLGDIELTKDLALLLIIGGLYSLSIALSNTFVNIYLWKQSGELADLAMYNLSIVVAQPLTFILAGRWAKKVDRVIVLRIGVIFLALFYVTVLLVGTKASEFLLLLGVLLGIGYGFYWLAYNVLTFEITEPETRDFFNGFLGILGSVGGMIGPVAAGFIISRLEKLTGYTVVFGLSLGLFSIAVLLSFFLKRRPAHGKYWFQRIIAERKHDKNWRMVTNAHFFQGLREGVFVFIVSVFVFIATDSEMALGTYGLINSGISFLAYYFVSRMLKKEYRKKAILVGGILLFLAIFLIVFQVTYFRLLLYAALIAVAYPLLLVPYVSMTYDVIGRGWKAAEMRIEYVVVRELFLNLGRVSSILLFLASIRIFNEEQAIPILLVILGSGHTLIYLFIRKIQLKAPA; encoded by the coding sequence ATGAGCAAAGTAAACAGATTATTAGGAGACATTGAACTGACAAAGGATTTAGCGCTCCTATTGATTATTGGGGGATTGTACTCATTGAGCATTGCCCTTTCGAATACCTTTGTTAACATTTATTTATGGAAGCAATCAGGTGAATTGGCTGATCTCGCAATGTATAATTTATCAATTGTTGTAGCCCAGCCGCTTACTTTTATACTTGCTGGAAGGTGGGCTAAGAAAGTCGACAGGGTAATAGTACTTCGAATCGGTGTCATTTTTCTGGCGTTGTTTTATGTAACAGTTTTGCTTGTTGGCACCAAAGCTTCCGAATTTTTGCTGCTATTAGGTGTGCTCCTTGGTATTGGATATGGTTTCTATTGGTTAGCCTACAATGTCCTTACTTTTGAAATTACTGAACCGGAAACACGAGATTTCTTTAATGGTTTTCTGGGCATCCTTGGTTCAGTCGGAGGGATGATTGGACCAGTAGCTGCAGGATTTATTATCTCCAGGCTTGAAAAATTGACCGGCTATACAGTAGTATTCGGACTTTCATTGGGGCTGTTTTCAATCGCTGTATTGCTTAGTTTCTTCCTGAAACGCAGACCAGCACACGGGAAGTATTGGTTCCAGCGAATCATAGCAGAAAGAAAACATGATAAAAATTGGCGAATGGTTACAAATGCTCATTTTTTCCAAGGCCTGAGAGAGGGAGTATTTGTTTTCATTGTATCGGTATTTGTTTTCATTGCCACTGACAGTGAGATGGCGTTGGGTACTTATGGACTGATCAATTCGGGGATTTCATTTCTTGCCTATTATTTTGTCTCAAGAATGCTGAAAAAGGAATACAGAAAAAAAGCAATCCTTGTGGGAGGAATCCTTCTTTTCCTCGCCATATTCCTGATTGTTTTCCAGGTCACCTATTTCCGGCTGTTGCTGTATGCGGCTCTGATTGCAGTTGCTTATCCATTGCTTCTCGTCCCGTATGTTTCTATGACTTATGACGTCATAGGGCGCGGCTGGAAGGCGGCTGAAATGAGAATCGAATATGTAGTTGTCCGCGAATTATTTTTGAATCTTGGCCGGGTTTCTTCTATATTACTATTCCTGGCTTCGATCCGTATCTTCAATGAAGAGCAGGCAATACCGATCCTCCTTGTCATTCTTGGGAGCGGCCATACATTGATTTACCTTTTTATCAGGAAAATCCAGTTGAAGGCTCCAGCATAA
- a CDS encoding superoxide dismutase: MAFELPQLPYAYDALEPHIDKETMNIHHTKHHNTYVTNLNNALEGNEELLSKSVEEVVSNLDAVPEAARTAVRNNGGGHANHSLFWQVISPNGGGEPAGELAEAINSKFGGFEGFKEEFSKAATTRFGSGWAWLVVNNGELEVTSTPNQDSPLMEGKTPILGLDVWEHAYYLNYQNRRPEYIGAFWNVVNWEEVSKRYASAK, from the coding sequence ATGGCATTTGAATTACCACAATTACCTTACGCATATGATGCACTTGAGCCACACATCGACAAAGAAACAATGAATATTCACCACACTAAGCACCACAACACTTATGTTACAAACCTTAACAACGCTTTGGAAGGAAACGAAGAGCTTCTTTCTAAGTCTGTTGAAGAAGTTGTTTCAAACCTTGATGCGGTTCCTGAAGCAGCACGCACTGCAGTTCGCAACAATGGCGGCGGACATGCGAACCACTCTCTATTCTGGCAAGTGATTTCTCCAAACGGAGGCGGCGAGCCTGCTGGAGAATTAGCAGAAGCAATCAACTCTAAGTTTGGCGGCTTCGAAGGCTTCAAAGAGGAATTCTCTAAAGCTGCAACTACTCGTTTTGGATCAGGCTGGGCTTGGCTTGTTGTTAACAACGGTGAGCTTGAAGTGACTAGCACTCCAAACCAGGACTCTCCATTAATGGAAGGCAAGACTCCAATCCTTGGACTTGATGTTTGGGAGCATGCATACTACCTGAACTACCAGAACAGAAGACCTGAATACATTGGTGCATTCTGGAACGTTGTTAACTGGGAAGAAGTTAGCAAGCGTTACGCTTCTGCAAAATAA
- a CDS encoding Crp/Fnr family transcriptional regulator, with amino-acid sequence MMDKNISLYSLILQNFIDRETIQKIKPDTMLFQEDEHVENVYVILSGSVSVGRIHMKGKEFILKILNGEEMIIEYELFKHNPRYHFSAKTLTECEILMIKREQFEEFIINDRTAMNAMVNWLSTRYLKAQMKCQDLIMNGKKGGLYSILIRLCNSYGVMTDEGILIDLPLTHQELANLTYGTREVIQRMLKELREKDIIAYDQLKFTVKNLAYLKREVDCQNCSFEICGLN; translated from the coding sequence ATGATGGACAAAAACATATCATTATACAGCTTAATTTTGCAGAACTTCATCGACCGGGAAACAATCCAAAAAATCAAGCCAGACACGATGCTTTTTCAAGAGGATGAACATGTAGAGAATGTTTATGTCATCTTGAGCGGAAGCGTTTCGGTTGGACGTATCCATATGAAAGGAAAGGAATTCATCCTCAAAATCCTGAATGGCGAAGAAATGATCATAGAGTATGAGTTGTTCAAACACAATCCACGTTATCATTTTTCTGCAAAGACCCTAACAGAATGCGAAATCCTCATGATAAAAAGGGAGCAATTCGAGGAATTCATCATCAATGATAGAACCGCTATGAATGCAATGGTCAATTGGCTCAGTACCAGGTATCTCAAAGCTCAGATGAAATGCCAGGACTTGATCATGAATGGAAAAAAAGGTGGTTTATATTCCATTCTGATAAGACTGTGCAACAGTTATGGCGTGATGACAGACGAAGGCATCCTGATTGATTTGCCCCTCACCCATCAGGAGCTGGCGAATCTCACATATGGAACACGCGAAGTGATTCAAAGGATGCTTAAGGAATTACGTGAAAAAGACATCATCGCTTACGATCAGCTTAAATTCACAGTGAAAAACCTCGCCTATTTAAAAAGAGAAGTCGATTGCCAGAACTGCTCCTTCGAAATTTGCGGGCTTAATTAA
- a CDS encoding DUF456 domain-containing protein, producing the protein MEFVYWIIIGVLFVGAFASLVVPILPGVLLMLGGFILYGLFFSFEPFNWLFWSIQGLFVALLFGADYVANIIGVKKYGGSKAGMWGSTIGLLVGPFVIPILGILVGPFLGAALAELLFNKKNLNEAVKVGFGSVVGFVSSVVTKGIIMTIMIVYFFILI; encoded by the coding sequence ATGGAATTTGTTTATTGGATAATCATTGGAGTGTTATTCGTTGGAGCTTTTGCGAGTTTGGTCGTGCCAATCTTGCCAGGTGTTCTTTTAATGTTAGGCGGCTTCATCCTTTACGGCTTGTTTTTTTCTTTTGAGCCTTTTAACTGGTTATTTTGGTCCATTCAGGGACTCTTTGTTGCTTTGTTGTTTGGAGCTGATTATGTTGCTAATATCATCGGGGTAAAAAAATATGGAGGAAGCAAGGCTGGCATGTGGGGAAGCACAATTGGTTTGCTGGTCGGTCCCTTTGTCATTCCGATCCTCGGAATCCTGGTTGGTCCATTTTTGGGAGCGGCACTTGCGGAACTGCTCTTTAATAAAAAGAACCTGAATGAAGCGGTTAAGGTTGGCTTCGGTTCTGTCGTTGGTTTTGTCAGCAGTGTGGTGACAAAAGGAATCATCATGACCATCATGATTGTTTATTTCTTCATACTTATATAA
- a CDS encoding Na/Pi cotransporter family protein has translation MELNLQEMLFEFFGGLGIFLYGIKFMGDGLQKSAGDRLRDVLDRFTTNPVMGVLAGLIVTVLVQSSSATTVITVGLVSAGFMTLRQAIGVIMGANIGTTITAFIIGIDVGEYALPIIAVGSILLFFFKSKKVHNIGQIVFGFGALFYGLELMSGGMKPLRSLESFHDLTVELSSNPFLGVVIGTVFTVIVQSSSATIGILQGLHAENLINLDGALPVLFGDNVGTTITAVLAAIGTSVAAKRAAATHVLFNLIGTTLFLILLKPFTFIIEILRDNLSLNPEMTIAFAHGLFNTTNTLIQLPFVAALALIVTKLIPGEDSIVDYKAQHLDPVFIEQSPSIALGQAKEEVLRMGKFALKGLEETNEFLKTKNTKHSNNALQLEEAINNLDRKITDYLVDLSTSSLSEHESEEHSMLMDTVRDIERIGDHFENIVELIEYQQANKVKMTDTAMEDLEVMFNLTVSTVEEALQALDQKSPEAAKAVVTKEDEIDRMERTLRKQHILRMNEGQCTGQAGIVFVDIISNLERIGDHAVNIAEYVLGEQK, from the coding sequence ATGGAATTGAATTTACAAGAAATGCTGTTTGAGTTCTTTGGTGGACTTGGTATCTTTTTATACGGCATTAAATTCATGGGTGATGGTTTGCAGAAGTCAGCGGGGGATCGATTGCGTGATGTCCTGGACCGCTTTACAACAAACCCCGTCATGGGTGTTTTAGCTGGGCTTATTGTTACTGTATTGGTCCAGAGCAGTTCTGCCACGACGGTCATAACTGTAGGACTTGTTAGTGCAGGTTTCATGACACTGCGCCAGGCGATTGGGGTCATCATGGGCGCAAACATCGGAACGACAATTACCGCGTTTATTATTGGTATTGATGTTGGTGAATATGCTTTGCCAATCATTGCCGTCGGTTCTATCCTTTTGTTCTTCTTTAAAAGTAAGAAGGTACATAATATCGGACAAATCGTTTTCGGTTTTGGTGCCTTATTTTATGGTCTCGAGTTGATGAGCGGAGGAATGAAGCCGCTTCGCAGTCTTGAGTCATTCCATGATTTGACAGTCGAACTCAGTTCTAATCCATTCTTGGGAGTTGTAATCGGTACAGTTTTCACTGTAATCGTACAAAGTTCGAGTGCGACGATTGGTATTCTTCAGGGATTGCATGCTGAAAACCTGATTAACCTTGATGGAGCTCTGCCAGTTTTATTTGGTGATAACGTTGGAACGACGATTACTGCTGTACTTGCAGCAATTGGTACTTCTGTAGCAGCAAAAAGAGCAGCTGCAACTCATGTGTTATTTAACTTGATCGGTACGACACTGTTTTTAATTCTTTTAAAGCCCTTTACTTTTATAATAGAGATTCTAAGAGACAATCTTTCTTTGAATCCAGAAATGACCATTGCATTTGCTCATGGGCTTTTCAATACAACTAATACGCTGATCCAGCTGCCTTTTGTTGCAGCACTTGCATTGATTGTAACGAAGCTGATTCCAGGCGAGGATTCAATTGTCGATTACAAGGCTCAGCATCTTGATCCTGTTTTTATTGAGCAATCTCCATCCATCGCTCTCGGACAGGCAAAGGAAGAAGTCCTGCGCATGGGTAAGTTCGCGTTAAAGGGACTAGAAGAAACGAATGAATTCCTTAAAACAAAAAACACAAAGCATTCCAATAATGCTTTACAGTTGGAAGAAGCGATCAATAATCTTGATAGGAAAATTACAGATTATCTTGTAGATTTGTCAACAAGCTCTTTATCAGAGCATGAATCAGAAGAGCATAGTATGCTGATGGACACAGTTCGAGATATTGAAAGAATCGGAGATCATTTCGAGAATATTGTAGAACTGATTGAGTATCAGCAAGCCAATAAAGTGAAGATGACCGATACGGCTATGGAAGACCTGGAAGTGATGTTCAACCTGACTGTTAGTACTGTGGAAGAAGCGCTTCAGGCATTGGACCAAAAGAGTCCGGAAGCTGCCAAAGCAGTAGTCACAAAAGAAGATGAGATTGACAGAATGGAACGTACGCTTAGAAAGCAGCATATCCTTCGCATGAACGAAGGCCAGTGTACAGGACAGGCTGGGATCGTATTCGTAGACATCATCAGCAACCTGGAGCGAATCGGTGACCATGCAGTAAACATTGCTGAGTACGTTTTAGGCGAACAGAAATAG
- a CDS encoding DUF1189 domain-containing protein has translation MNIFTQIAKSMYSPKVIADARIQGIGKTILFVFLLTLISILPVVYYMFAGISEAVGTVKQSIQKDLPSFTIEEGILQSDIKAPLTIKNGSFTLIFDPTGAIDQGELTGMDANVAMLQEEIVLAAGGETNAVPYSLFSSETMTKDDLISLVDTAESSLPVLLGLLFIVVYVFSSGMKFIEVSLLALFGLLLKNLAGRKLQYRHLWRMAVYSTTLPTIFFTIMAFLKTEVPFSFSVNWFVASMMLLLAIKELHAIDPKES, from the coding sequence ATGAATATCTTCACACAAATCGCAAAAAGCATGTATTCCCCTAAGGTAATAGCGGACGCAAGAATCCAGGGAATCGGCAAAACTATCTTATTCGTCTTCTTGCTTACACTTATTTCTATCTTGCCAGTTGTCTATTATATGTTTGCGGGAATCTCGGAAGCTGTAGGCACGGTAAAACAATCGATCCAAAAAGACCTTCCCTCCTTCACAATTGAAGAGGGTATACTCCAATCCGACATAAAAGCACCACTAACCATCAAAAATGGAAGTTTCACGTTAATTTTTGATCCAACCGGCGCGATTGATCAAGGAGAGCTCACTGGGATGGATGCAAATGTTGCCATGCTTCAGGAAGAAATCGTTCTTGCTGCCGGCGGAGAAACCAATGCTGTTCCTTACTCTCTGTTCTCTAGTGAAACGATGACAAAGGATGACCTCATTTCACTTGTCGACACCGCTGAATCTTCACTTCCCGTGTTGCTGGGCCTATTGTTTATTGTCGTCTATGTTTTTTCAAGCGGGATGAAATTCATTGAGGTGTCTCTACTAGCCCTATTCGGTCTTCTTTTAAAAAATCTCGCTGGCAGAAAGCTGCAATACAGACATTTATGGAGAATGGCCGTATATAGTACAACACTCCCTACTATATTTTTTACGATTATGGCATTTTTAAAGACAGAAGTGCCCTTCAGTTTCTCAGTCAATTGGTTTGTAGCTTCAATGATGCTGCTTTTAGCCATTAAAGAACTGCATGCAATTGACCCTAAGGAAAGTTAA
- the ispG gene encoding flavodoxin-dependent (E)-4-hydroxy-3-methylbut-2-enyl-diphosphate synthase produces MIHRTKTRPIKVGNLTIGGNNEVVIQSMTTTKTHDVEATVAEIMRLEEAGCQIVRVACPDERAANAISEIKKRINIPLVVDIHFDYRLALKAIEGGADKIRINPGNIGKREKVEAVVKAAKERGIPIRIGVNAGSLERRILEKYGYPTADGMVESALHHIKILEDLDFHNIIVSMKASDVNLAIEAYEKAAKAFDYPLHLGITESGTLFAGTVKSAAGLGAILSKGIGNTVRVSLSADPVEEVKVARELLKSFGLAANAATLISCPTCGRIEIDLISIANEVEEYISKIKAPIKVAVLGCAVNGPGEAREADIGIAGARGEGLLFRKGEIVRKVPEETMVEELKKEIDKIAEEKIREAALQQ; encoded by the coding sequence ATTATACATCGTACCAAAACCCGTCCAATTAAGGTAGGGAATTTAACCATTGGAGGCAACAATGAAGTTGTCATCCAGAGTATGACGACAACCAAGACGCATGATGTCGAAGCGACCGTTGCTGAAATCATGCGCCTTGAAGAAGCGGGCTGCCAGATCGTCCGCGTGGCCTGTCCAGATGAAAGAGCAGCCAATGCCATATCAGAAATCAAAAAAAGAATTAACATACCTCTTGTTGTAGATATCCATTTTGATTACCGTCTTGCACTTAAAGCAATTGAAGGCGGAGCTGATAAAATCAGGATCAATCCGGGAAATATCGGCAAGCGGGAGAAGGTAGAGGCTGTCGTTAAAGCTGCAAAAGAACGCGGTATTCCGATCAGAATCGGTGTTAATGCGGGCTCTCTTGAAAGAAGGATCCTCGAAAAATATGGCTACCCTACAGCGGATGGCATGGTAGAAAGTGCATTGCACCATATCAAAATCCTTGAGGACCTTGATTTCCACAATATCATCGTGTCAATGAAGGCTTCCGATGTGAACCTGGCGATTGAAGCATATGAGAAAGCGGCAAAAGCTTTTGATTATCCGCTTCATCTTGGAATCACGGAATCCGGAACTTTATTTGCAGGTACTGTGAAAAGTGCCGCTGGCCTTGGAGCGATTCTCAGCAAGGGCATCGGAAACACTGTCAGAGTATCATTAAGCGCCGATCCAGTGGAGGAAGTAAAAGTTGCGAGAGAATTGTTGAAGTCATTTGGCCTTGCAGCCAATGCTGCAACATTGATTTCATGCCCAACATGCGGACGGATCGAAATCGATCTAATCAGCATCGCCAACGAGGTGGAAGAGTACATCTCAAAGATTAAGGCACCGATCAAGGTAGCTGTCCTTGGATGTGCTGTTAACGGCCCTGGAGAAGCACGTGAAGCCGATATCGGCATTGCAGGGGCAAGAGGCGAAGGACTTCTTTTCAGAAAAGGAGAGATTGTCCGTAAAGTGCCTGAAGAAACAATGGTTGAAGAACTTAAGAAAGAAATCGATAAAATTGCTGAAGAAAAGATTCGTGAAGCTGCTCTTCAGCAATAA